From Caballeronia insecticola, a single genomic window includes:
- a CDS encoding thioredoxin family protein, whose protein sequence is MSALNLDIDADRIAERIAEPETLFVACLCADWCGTCREYREGFDRLAAAHPDVCFAWIDIENHADILDDLDVENFPTILIEDSKTTRFFGTVLPQASIVERMLRDLTALPNVNGAPKLRPALATA, encoded by the coding sequence ATGTCCGCGCTGAATCTCGATATCGATGCAGACCGCATCGCTGAGCGCATCGCCGAGCCCGAGACGCTGTTCGTCGCCTGCCTGTGCGCCGACTGGTGCGGCACGTGCCGAGAGTATCGCGAAGGCTTCGACCGGCTGGCGGCGGCGCATCCGGACGTCTGCTTCGCCTGGATCGATATCGAGAATCACGCCGACATCCTCGACGACCTCGACGTGGAAAATTTTCCGACCATCCTGATCGAAGATTCGAAGACGACCCGGTTCTTCGGCACGGTGCTGCCGCAGGCGTCGATCGTCGAACGCATGCTGCGGGATCTGACCGCGCTGCCGAACGTGAACGGCGCGCCGAAGTTGCGTCCGGCACTGGCCACGGCGTGA
- the htpX gene encoding zinc metalloprotease HtpX, whose product MFNWVKTAMLMAAITALFVVIGGMIGGSKGMMLALIVALGMNFFSYWFSDKMVLRMYNAQEVDETTAPQFYRMVRELATRAQLPMPRVYLINEDAPNAFATGRNPEHAAVAATTGILRVLSEREMRGVMAHELAHVKHRDILISTISATMAGAISALANFAMFFGGRDDEGRPSNPIASILVAILAPIAGALIQMAISRAREFEADRAGAEISGDPQALASALEKIHAYATGVPFPAAEANPATAQMMIMNPLSGGGIANLFSTHPATEERVARLMEMARTGRI is encoded by the coding sequence ATGTTCAACTGGGTCAAAACCGCGATGCTGATGGCTGCGATCACGGCCCTCTTTGTCGTGATCGGCGGAATGATCGGCGGATCGAAAGGCATGATGCTCGCGCTCATCGTCGCGCTCGGCATGAATTTCTTTTCGTACTGGTTCTCGGACAAGATGGTCCTGCGCATGTACAACGCGCAGGAAGTCGACGAAACCACCGCGCCGCAGTTCTATCGCATGGTGCGCGAGCTGGCGACGCGCGCCCAGTTGCCGATGCCGCGCGTCTATCTGATCAACGAAGACGCGCCGAACGCGTTCGCCACGGGCCGCAATCCGGAGCACGCGGCGGTCGCGGCGACCACGGGCATTCTGCGCGTGCTGTCCGAGCGCGAAATGCGCGGCGTGATGGCGCACGAACTGGCGCACGTGAAGCATCGCGACATCCTGATCTCGACGATCTCCGCGACCATGGCCGGCGCGATCTCCGCGCTCGCGAACTTCGCGATGTTCTTCGGCGGGCGCGACGACGAAGGCCGTCCCTCGAATCCGATCGCGAGCATTCTGGTGGCGATCCTCGCGCCGATCGCGGGCGCGCTGATCCAGATGGCGATTTCCCGCGCGCGCGAATTCGAGGCCGACCGCGCCGGCGCGGAGATTTCGGGCGATCCGCAGGCGCTCGCGAGCGCGCTCGAAAAAATCCACGCGTATGCCACGGGCGTGCCGTTCCCGGCGGCGGAAGCGAATCCGGCGACGGCGCAGATGATGATCATGAATCCGCTGTCGGGCGGAGGCATCGCGAATCTTTTCTCGACGCACCCGGCAACCGAAGAGCGCGTCGCCCGTCTGATGGAGATGGCGCGCACCGGCCGCATCTGA
- the def gene encoding peptide deformylase, whose amino-acid sequence MALLKILNYPDKRLNKVAKPVEVVDDRIRKLVADMAETMYAAPGVGLAATQVDVHERVIVIDVSDAHDELMVFINPEIVWASDERKEWEEGCLSVPGIYDFVERPDRARVKALNEKGESFEIECEGLLAVCIQHEMDHLNGHVFVEYLSQLKQTRIRGKMKKLEKAL is encoded by the coding sequence ATGGCTCTGCTCAAGATACTCAACTACCCCGACAAGCGGCTGAACAAGGTGGCGAAGCCGGTCGAAGTCGTGGACGACCGCATCCGCAAACTCGTCGCCGACATGGCCGAGACAATGTACGCCGCGCCCGGCGTCGGCCTCGCGGCGACGCAGGTGGACGTGCACGAGCGCGTGATCGTGATCGACGTCTCCGACGCGCACGACGAACTGATGGTCTTCATCAATCCGGAAATCGTCTGGGCGAGCGACGAAAGGAAGGAGTGGGAAGAGGGCTGTCTGTCGGTGCCCGGCATTTACGATTTCGTCGAGCGGCCCGACCGCGCGCGCGTCAAGGCGCTGAACGAAAAGGGCGAGAGTTTCGAGATCGAATGCGAAGGGCTGCTCGCCGTGTGTATCCAGCATGAGATGGATCACTTGAACGGTCACGTGTTCGTCGAATATCTGTCGCAGCTCAAGCAGACGCGGATTCGCGGCAAGATGAAAAAGCTGGAAAAGGCGCTGTAA
- a CDS encoding DUF4390 domain-containing protein yields MTIKRFFPLRLAAVIWTALTLWLSFAAADPAFAETMGVQRASLQADNAGWSLDAHFDFDLNNSLEEAVNRSVPLYFTIDFNLSRPRWYWFDEEPVNVSQSIRLSYQPLTNEYRVSTGGLQLRFASLNEALAVIKHVTSWHVIDRNQVHAGETYTASVRMQLDIALMPKPFQIDAVNNRDWNLSSDWKRFTFTAAERAK; encoded by the coding sequence GTGACGATCAAACGCTTCTTTCCGCTTCGGCTCGCGGCCGTCATCTGGACTGCGCTGACGCTCTGGCTGAGCTTCGCCGCAGCCGATCCCGCCTTCGCCGAGACGATGGGCGTGCAGCGTGCGTCGCTGCAGGCGGACAATGCCGGCTGGAGCCTCGACGCCCATTTCGACTTCGATCTCAACAACAGTCTCGAAGAAGCCGTGAACCGTAGCGTGCCGCTCTATTTCACGATCGACTTCAATCTGTCGCGGCCGCGCTGGTACTGGTTCGACGAAGAGCCGGTCAACGTATCGCAGAGCATCCGGCTTTCCTATCAGCCGCTGACCAACGAATATCGCGTTTCGACGGGCGGTCTGCAATTGCGCTTCGCGTCGCTCAACGAGGCGCTCGCGGTCATCAAGCATGTGACGTCATGGCACGTGATCGACCGCAATCAGGTGCATGCCGGAGAAACCTATACCGCATCGGTGCGCATGCAGCTCGACATCGCATTGATGCCCAAGCCGTTCCAGATCGACGCGGTCAACAACCGCGACTGGAACCTTTCCTCGGACTGGAAGCGTTTTACTTTTACGGCGGCAGAACGTGCGAAATAG
- the dprA gene encoding DNA-processing protein DprA, with protein MTTAVPPTGQAFLTPDAEELRAWLRLAHAKGLRPLALRTLLAAFGSPGDVLAESFAALAETAGAAAAEAVLAPPADIEGVPFDHYIEEALAWASAPGNYILTLADTAYPQALLTMPDPPALLYAKGRLDLLQARAVAIVGSRHATPQGLEDARRFARALSDAGLVVVSGLALGIDASAHRGALEGAAGTVSVIGTGADLVYPAEHHTLAHEIAREGAILSEWPLGTPARPANFPQRNRLIAGLSSGVLIVEAAMRSGSLITARLANEMGRDVFAVPGSIHAPLSQGCHRLIKQGAKLVETPQDVLDEFGLPSAQAATAGARRARTRPADASWASARLPEQIETGDAARVLDALGHAPATLEILATRTELDGAALQGALLQLELAGRVAALPGGRYTALERC; from the coding sequence ATGACGACCGCCGTACCGCCGACCGGGCAAGCCTTCCTGACGCCCGATGCCGAAGAACTGCGCGCCTGGCTGCGGCTCGCCCACGCAAAAGGCTTGCGCCCGCTCGCGCTGCGCACGCTGCTCGCGGCGTTCGGCAGCCCGGGCGACGTGCTGGCCGAGAGTTTCGCCGCCCTCGCGGAAACCGCCGGCGCGGCCGCCGCGGAAGCCGTGCTCGCGCCGCCGGCGGACATCGAGGGCGTTCCGTTCGACCACTATATTGAAGAGGCGCTGGCGTGGGCGTCGGCGCCGGGAAATTACATTCTGACGCTCGCGGATACCGCTTATCCGCAGGCGCTGCTCACTATGCCGGATCCGCCCGCGCTGCTCTACGCCAAGGGCCGGCTCGATCTGTTGCAGGCGCGCGCCGTGGCGATTGTCGGTAGCCGGCACGCCACGCCGCAAGGTCTCGAAGACGCGCGGCGCTTCGCACGAGCGTTGTCGGACGCGGGGCTCGTGGTGGTGTCGGGACTGGCGCTCGGCATCGACGCATCGGCGCATCGGGGCGCGCTCGAAGGCGCGGCCGGAACCGTCTCCGTAATCGGCACGGGCGCGGACCTCGTCTATCCGGCAGAACATCACACGCTCGCGCATGAGATCGCCCGCGAAGGCGCGATTCTGTCCGAATGGCCGCTCGGCACGCCCGCGCGCCCGGCGAACTTTCCGCAGCGCAACCGGCTGATCGCGGGATTGTCGAGCGGCGTGCTTATCGTCGAGGCGGCCATGCGCTCCGGCTCGCTCATCACCGCGCGGCTTGCGAACGAAATGGGGCGCGATGTCTTCGCGGTGCCCGGTTCGATTCACGCGCCGCTTTCGCAAGGCTGTCATCGGCTTATCAAACAGGGCGCGAAGCTCGTGGAAACGCCGCAGGACGTGCTCGATGAGTTCGGTTTGCCGTCCGCGCAGGCCGCAACGGCGGGCGCGCGACGCGCCAGGACGCGTCCGGCCGATGCATCCTGGGCGTCGGCGCGTTTGCCCGAGCAAATCGAAACGGGCGACGCCGCGCGTGTGCTCGACGCGCTCGGCCACGCGCCCGCGACGCTTGAAATTCTCGCCACCCGCACCGAACTGGATGGCGCGGCGCTCCAGGGCGCGCTCCTGCAACTCGAATTGGCGGGCCGCGTGGCGGCGCTGCCGGGCGGCCGCTACACGGCGCTGGAACGCTGCTGA
- the rsmB gene encoding 16S rRNA (cytosine(967)-C(5))-methyltransferase RsmB encodes MTDKPPRRHTAAHPRLSALRLAPDSLAFALDCAAQAVGAVRAGSALPAALQTVVGSGKLAVGRGAVQDIAYRTMRRLALADALLHKLVKKAPPPHVSNVLVCAFTLLTDDEANAAYAPFTVVDQAVGAIAARREFAFAKGLVNAVLRNFLRERDALIEEACASPVVRWNYPQWWIDAVRRAQPDAWERILEAGNVQGPLTLRVNARHTSVDAYLDRLRTEHIDADAAGLYAVRLETPMSVDRIPGFAEGVVSVQDAGAQFAAQLLDAQDGMRVLDACAAPGGKTGHILELANVDLIALESDAERATRIEQNLTRLKLQAQIEVGDAGDPSRWFDGKPFDRILADVPCSASGIVRRHPDIRWLRRESDIAALVDEQRRILSALWPLVAKGGELLYVTCSVFPEEGEEQARWFGAAHEDAVRLDAPGQLLPTAARASSDAAQGSPDGTNLAGPAAHEAPGAGQSSSRGARAFADHDGFFYARFQKR; translated from the coding sequence ATGACCGACAAGCCTCCCCGGCGGCACACCGCCGCGCATCCACGCCTGAGCGCGCTGCGTCTCGCGCCCGATTCGCTGGCGTTCGCGCTCGATTGCGCGGCGCAAGCCGTGGGCGCCGTGCGCGCGGGCTCGGCGTTGCCGGCGGCGCTGCAGACGGTCGTCGGCTCGGGCAAGCTCGCGGTGGGGCGCGGCGCGGTGCAGGACATCGCCTATCGCACGATGCGCCGCCTCGCACTCGCCGATGCGCTCCTGCACAAGCTCGTCAAGAAGGCGCCGCCGCCGCATGTGTCGAACGTGCTCGTCTGTGCGTTCACGCTGCTGACCGACGACGAAGCGAACGCGGCCTACGCGCCGTTCACGGTCGTCGATCAGGCGGTGGGCGCAATCGCCGCGCGGCGCGAATTTGCTTTCGCGAAGGGTCTGGTGAACGCCGTCCTGCGCAATTTCTTGCGCGAACGCGACGCGCTCATCGAAGAAGCGTGCGCAAGTCCCGTCGTCCGATGGAACTATCCGCAATGGTGGATCGATGCGGTCAGGCGCGCTCAGCCCGACGCGTGGGAGCGCATTCTGGAGGCGGGCAACGTGCAAGGACCGCTCACGCTGCGGGTGAACGCGCGTCACACGAGTGTCGATGCCTACCTCGATCGGCTGCGGACAGAGCACATCGACGCCGATGCAGCCGGCCTGTACGCCGTGCGCCTCGAAACGCCCATGTCCGTCGATCGTATTCCGGGCTTCGCTGAGGGCGTCGTGTCGGTTCAGGACGCGGGCGCGCAATTCGCCGCCCAACTGCTCGACGCCCAGGACGGCATGCGCGTGCTCGATGCATGCGCCGCGCCGGGCGGCAAGACGGGCCACATTCTTGAACTCGCAAATGTCGATCTGATCGCGCTCGAAAGCGATGCCGAACGCGCGACGCGCATCGAGCAGAATCTGACGCGCCTGAAATTGCAGGCGCAGATTGAAGTCGGCGACGCGGGCGATCCTTCGCGCTGGTTCGACGGCAAGCCGTTCGATCGCATTCTCGCGGACGTGCCGTGCTCGGCGTCGGGCATCGTGCGGCGTCATCCGGATATCCGCTGGCTGCGGCGCGAGTCGGACATCGCGGCGCTGGTCGACGAGCAGCGGCGTATCCTGAGCGCGCTGTGGCCGCTCGTCGCGAAGGGCGGCGAGTTGCTTTACGTGACGTGTTCCGTCTTTCCGGAGGAAGGCGAAGAACAGGCCCGCTGGTTTGGAGCCGCGCATGAAGATGCGGTACGATTGGACGCGCCGGGCCAGTTGTTGCCGACAGCGGCGCGCGCCAGCTCGGATGCGGCGCAAGGTTCACCGGACGGTACAAATCTCGCGGGCCCCGCTGCGCACGAGGCGCCAGGCGCCGGTCAGTCATCCAGCCGGGGCGCGCGGGCTTTCGCGGACCACGACGGATTCTTCTACGCGCGCTTTCAGAAACGGTGA
- the fmt gene encoding methionyl-tRNA formyltransferase, translating into MTQSLRVVFAGTPEFAAAALAAIHAAGFAVPLVLTQPDRPAGRGMKLTASPVKRFAVEHGLSVAQPTSLRRAGKYPEEAAQAIDLLRATPHDVMVVAAYGLILPQEVLDIPPRGAINIHASLLPRWRGAAPIHRAIEAGDAETGITLMQMDAGLDTGAMICEARTPIHATDTTATLHDRLAQSGAELIVAALRDLERDGALASTPQPEDGTTYAEKIAKHEAALDWRRPAEELARQIRAFDPFPGASGTLDQAVIKLWAAQPLDGASYTGEPGTIAEVSADGIVVICGRGALRLTQLQKPGGKRLPVREFLAGAPLAKGQRFALPDAGQQ; encoded by the coding sequence ATGACTCAATCGCTGCGCGTGGTGTTCGCTGGAACGCCCGAATTTGCTGCTGCCGCGCTCGCGGCCATTCATGCCGCCGGTTTTGCGGTACCGCTCGTGTTGACACAGCCGGATCGTCCGGCGGGGCGCGGCATGAAGCTGACCGCGAGCCCGGTCAAGCGTTTTGCGGTCGAGCACGGCCTGAGCGTCGCGCAACCGACGTCGCTGCGGCGCGCGGGCAAGTATCCGGAGGAAGCGGCGCAGGCAATCGATCTGTTGCGGGCCACGCCGCACGACGTGATGGTCGTCGCCGCCTACGGCCTCATTCTTCCGCAGGAAGTGCTCGACATTCCGCCGCGCGGCGCGATCAACATCCACGCGTCGCTGTTGCCGCGTTGGCGTGGCGCCGCGCCGATTCATCGCGCGATCGAAGCGGGCGACGCCGAAACCGGTATCACGCTGATGCAGATGGACGCCGGCCTCGACACCGGCGCGATGATTTGCGAGGCACGCACGCCGATCCACGCCACCGATACCACCGCCACGCTGCACGACCGGCTCGCGCAAAGCGGCGCGGAGTTGATCGTGGCGGCGCTGCGCGATCTCGAACGCGACGGCGCGCTCGCGTCCACGCCGCAGCCGGAAGACGGCACGACCTACGCCGAGAAGATCGCGAAGCACGAGGCGGCGCTCGACTGGCGTCGCCCGGCGGAAGAACTCGCGCGCCAGATTCGCGCGTTCGATCCGTTTCCGGGCGCATCCGGCACGCTCGATCAGGCCGTCATCAAGCTCTGGGCGGCGCAACCGCTCGATGGCGCTTCGTACACAGGCGAACCCGGCACGATCGCGGAAGTCTCGGCGGATGGAATCGTCGTGATCTGCGGGCGGGGCGCGCTCAGGCTCACGCAATTGCAGAAACCGGGCGGCAAGCGTCTGCCCGTGCGCGAATTCCTCGCGGGCGCGCCGCTCGCGAAGGGACAACGCTTCGCGCTACCGGACGCCGGCCAACAGTAA
- a CDS encoding sensor histidine kinase, with protein sequence MKSFVVRLLVSTVALTAVLLLVMLALASANTEFFDRYYGWLYAANVAVALIFMLIVISLFVIIVSRVRQGRFGTRLLAKLAFIFALVGVVPGAIIYVVSYQFVSRSIESWFDVNVETALTSGLTLGRGMLENSLADFKNRGRQMSDQLGSADPSSLTLALLRLRDQYGVQDAVVFERPRDQYNREDLSVNNGLQRVPGLRTVAQASGNYYALLPANEPSSTMLKAAQDRPYGVIEGEIDGDPKSNGPKGALRLRVIAKIPDPTTTTEFQHVDRYLQIEQPVSQELARNADAVQRAYREYQEKRLGRTGLRKMYIGTLTLALFLATFIAMMLALALGNQLARPLFLLAQGTKEVAEGDYTPKREINSRDELGFLTQSFNAMTRQLSEARAAVENNRVALEHSKAYLESILANLTAGVFVFDRQFRLTTANRGAERIFRQPFAALLNQSIDQIGVLAEFGAMVKKAFADRDAAAVGSGQPIGDRGHWQQQVAVSVPGENDPLTLLVRGTQLLGLTESETDDAETTGYVVVFDDISDVISAQRSVAWGEVARRLAHEIKNPLTPIQLSAERLQMKLADKLAPSDADVLKRASTTIVNQVQAMKQMVDDFREYARTPPAVLGNLQLNDLVAEVLTLYGIEEGKSPIKIDLAKLPVIRGDATQIRQVIHNLLQNAQDAVADVAEPRVLLETRTVEYGEPDASGHARVAVRLTVSDNGPGFPARILSRAFEPYVTTKAKGTGLGLATVKKIVDEHGARIDIRNRSKSADVVEGAQISILFLQLADETAAPGTTPSGAGAAANQGTTKATVQTRAA encoded by the coding sequence ATGAAGAGTTTCGTCGTTCGGTTGCTGGTCTCAACGGTGGCGCTCACGGCAGTTCTGCTGCTCGTGATGCTCGCGCTCGCGAGTGCGAACACCGAGTTCTTCGACCGCTATTACGGCTGGCTTTACGCGGCGAACGTCGCGGTGGCGCTCATCTTCATGTTGATCGTCATCAGTCTGTTCGTGATCATCGTGTCGCGCGTGCGGCAGGGGCGCTTCGGCACACGTCTGCTCGCGAAGCTCGCGTTCATCTTTGCGCTCGTCGGCGTGGTGCCGGGCGCGATCATCTATGTGGTTTCGTATCAGTTCGTGTCGCGCAGTATCGAATCGTGGTTCGACGTCAACGTGGAAACCGCGCTTACTTCGGGCCTCACGCTCGGGCGCGGCATGCTGGAAAACTCGCTCGCCGACTTCAAGAACCGCGGCCGGCAGATGAGCGACCAGCTCGGCAGCGCCGATCCGTCGAGTCTCACGCTCGCCCTTCTGCGTCTGCGCGATCAGTACGGCGTGCAGGACGCAGTCGTGTTCGAACGTCCGCGCGATCAGTACAACCGCGAAGATCTCTCCGTCAACAACGGTTTGCAGCGCGTGCCGGGCTTGCGCACGGTCGCGCAGGCATCGGGCAATTACTACGCGCTGTTGCCGGCCAACGAGCCGAGCAGCACGATGCTGAAGGCGGCGCAGGATCGTCCGTATGGCGTGATCGAAGGCGAGATCGACGGCGATCCGAAATCGAACGGACCGAAGGGCGCGTTGCGGCTGCGCGTGATCGCAAAAATCCCCGATCCAACGACAACCACCGAGTTTCAGCACGTCGATCGATATTTGCAGATTGAGCAGCCCGTAAGTCAGGAACTCGCGCGTAACGCGGACGCGGTGCAGCGCGCGTATCGCGAGTATCAGGAGAAGCGGCTCGGGCGCACGGGCTTGCGCAAGATGTATATCGGCACGCTGACGCTCGCGCTTTTCCTGGCGACCTTCATCGCGATGATGCTCGCGCTCGCGCTCGGCAATCAACTCGCGCGGCCGCTCTTCCTGCTCGCGCAGGGCACGAAGGAGGTGGCCGAAGGCGACTACACGCCCAAGCGAGAGATCAATTCGCGCGACGAACTCGGCTTTCTTACGCAGTCCTTCAACGCAATGACACGCCAGCTTTCCGAGGCGCGCGCGGCGGTCGAAAACAATCGCGTGGCGCTCGAACATTCGAAGGCGTATCTGGAGAGTATCCTCGCCAATCTGACGGCGGGCGTGTTCGTGTTCGATCGCCAGTTCCGCCTGACCACGGCCAATCGCGGCGCGGAGCGTATCTTCCGCCAGCCGTTCGCCGCGCTGCTCAATCAGTCGATCGATCAGATCGGCGTGCTTGCCGAATTCGGCGCAATGGTGAAGAAGGCGTTCGCTGATCGCGATGCGGCAGCGGTGGGCAGCGGGCAGCCTATCGGCGATCGCGGGCACTGGCAGCAGCAGGTCGCGGTGAGCGTGCCGGGCGAGAACGATCCGCTGACGCTGCTCGTGCGCGGCACGCAGTTGCTGGGCCTGACCGAGAGCGAGACAGACGATGCGGAAACCACCGGTTATGTCGTCGTGTTCGACGATATTTCGGATGTGATCTCCGCGCAGCGTTCCGTTGCATGGGGCGAAGTCGCGCGGCGTCTCGCGCACGAAATCAAGAACCCGCTCACGCCTATTCAACTGTCGGCCGAACGCCTGCAAATGAAGCTCGCCGACAAACTCGCGCCGTCGGACGCCGACGTGCTCAAGCGCGCGTCGACGACTATCGTGAATCAGGTGCAGGCGATGAAGCAGATGGTCGACGACTTCCGCGAGTACGCGCGCACGCCGCCGGCGGTGCTCGGCAACCTGCAACTGAACGATCTCGTCGCCGAAGTGCTCACGCTGTATGGCATCGAAGAAGGCAAGAGTCCGATCAAGATCGATCTCGCGAAACTGCCGGTGATCCGCGGCGACGCAACGCAGATTCGCCAGGTCATCCACAACTTGCTACAGAACGCGCAGGATGCGGTGGCGGACGTCGCGGAGCCGCGCGTGCTGCTCGAAACGAGAACAGTAGAATATGGCGAACCGGATGCTTCGGGCCACGCGCGTGTCGCGGTGCGGCTGACGGTGTCGGACAATGGTCCGGGCTTTCCGGCGCGCATTCTGTCGCGTGCGTTCGAGCCTTACGTGACGACAAAAGCGAAAGGCACGGGCTTGGGACTTGCAACGGTGAAGAAGATCGTCGACGAGCACGGCGCGCGCATCGACATACGTAACCGCTCGAAGTCGGCGGATGTGGTTGAAGGGGCGCAGATATCGATTCTGTTTCTGCAACTCGCGGACGAGACCGCTGCGCCGGGCACGACGCCGTCGGGCGCCGGTGCGGCAGCGAATCAGGGAACGACAAAAGCAACAGTGCAGACAAGGGCAGCGTAA
- a CDS encoding LysE family translocator has translation MLGITGFAFFLVAVFLLNVTPGPDTAYIVGRSVAQGRGAGIVSALGISAGCIVHTLACAFGLTAILAASATAFTVIKIAGAIYLIYLGVRLIFTKHDDAAPKTQANEKAAPKSLRQLFAQGFITNVLNPKVVLFFVSFFPQFVAADSQHKTLAFLTLGVVFIAMSTLWNGFVAWIAGSVTERFAGKSGVKKWLDRGVGGAFVGLGIKLATSHR, from the coding sequence ATGCTCGGCATTACCGGTTTTGCCTTCTTTCTCGTCGCGGTTTTTCTGCTGAATGTCACGCCCGGTCCCGATACGGCTTATATCGTCGGGCGCAGCGTCGCGCAGGGGCGGGGCGCGGGCATCGTGTCGGCGCTGGGCATATCGGCGGGATGCATCGTTCATACGCTCGCGTGCGCCTTCGGTCTCACGGCCATTCTGGCCGCTTCCGCGACGGCATTCACCGTCATCAAGATCGCCGGCGCGATTTATCTGATTTATCTCGGCGTGCGCCTGATCTTCACCAAACACGACGATGCCGCGCCAAAAACCCAGGCGAACGAGAAAGCCGCGCCGAAATCCTTGCGCCAGCTTTTCGCGCAAGGATTCATCACCAACGTGCTGAATCCGAAAGTGGTGCTGTTTTTCGTGTCGTTTTTTCCGCAGTTCGTCGCCGCCGACAGCCAGCACAAAACGCTCGCGTTTCTCACGCTCGGCGTCGTGTTCATCGCGATGAGCACGCTCTGGAATGGCTTCGTCGCGTGGATCGCGGGCAGCGTCACCGAACGCTTCGCCGGAAAATCGGGCGTGAAGAAATGGCTCGACCGCGGCGTCGGCGGCGCGTTCGTCGGCCTCGGCATCAAGCTCGCAACCTCGCATCGATAA
- the esaR gene encoding response regulator transcription factor EsaR, producing the protein MATILVVDDEMGIRELLSEILSDEGHVVDLAENAQYARDYRLQQTPDLVLLDIWMPDTDGVTLLKEWAAQGKLTMPVIMMSGHATIDTAVEATKIGALNFLEKPIALQKLLKAVEQGLAHGSAAPPAAAAATKPPASTGVSGVPVAAALPTASSVITSSDTTASGAVQAQAGQTASISFDIPLRDARDAFERAYFEYHLARENGSMTRVAEKTGLERTHLYRKLKQLGVDLGKNKNEA; encoded by the coding sequence ATGGCAACCATCCTGGTGGTAGACGATGAAATGGGGATCCGGGAACTGCTCTCCGAGATCCTGAGCGACGAAGGCCATGTTGTGGATCTGGCGGAGAACGCGCAGTACGCGCGCGACTACCGTCTACAGCAGACGCCCGATCTCGTCCTGCTCGACATCTGGATGCCCGATACCGACGGCGTTACTTTGCTGAAGGAATGGGCCGCGCAGGGCAAGCTCACGATGCCGGTCATCATGATGTCCGGGCACGCGACCATCGACACGGCCGTCGAGGCGACCAAGATCGGTGCGCTCAACTTTCTCGAGAAGCCGATCGCGCTGCAGAAGCTGCTGAAGGCCGTCGAGCAGGGTCTCGCGCACGGCTCCGCGGCGCCGCCCGCCGCCGCCGCCGCGACGAAGCCGCCGGCGAGCACGGGAGTCTCGGGCGTGCCGGTGGCGGCCGCGTTGCCGACGGCGTCCTCGGTCATCACATCGAGCGACACGACGGCGAGCGGCGCGGTGCAGGCGCAGGCAGGACAGACTGCATCGATCTCGTTCGACATTCCGTTGCGCGATGCTCGCGATGCCTTCGAACGCGCGTACTTCGAGTATCACCTCGCGCGCGAGAACGGCAGCATGACGCGCGTCGCGGAGAAGACGGGGCTTGAGCGCACGCATCTGTATCGCAAGCTCAAGCAACTGGGCGTCGATCTCGGCAAGAACAAGAACGAGGCCTGA